One segment of Leptospirillum ferrooxidans C2-3 DNA contains the following:
- the speE gene encoding polyamine aminopropyltransferase, producing the protein MSEPRTSKWYIEYSSPYLGHMHGLSELVVSLRTNFQKMDILRSGAFGTCLILDDKMQSTSVDEFIYHEALVHPAMLAHPRPEKVLIIGGGEGATLREVLRHKTVRQAVMVDIDDQVIELSRRHLPEWHKGSFDDQRSVVIATDARKYLEESKDTFDVIITDLSEPVEEGPAYLLYTKEFYQIAVSHLSPSGTLSLQAGTAAIPYLFNFGAVFQTLSSVFPVVAPYQAFIPSFGLPWGFIVASKDRDPRKFDSNSVDSMILERMQGTNDFYDGICHQGLFSLPKHIRKELSSTNVVIEDNRPIFSYH; encoded by the coding sequence ATGAGCGAGCCTCGGACTTCGAAGTGGTATATTGAGTACTCCTCACCCTACCTGGGGCACATGCATGGGCTATCGGAGCTCGTTGTATCTCTCAGGACAAACTTCCAGAAGATGGATATCCTAAGGTCCGGAGCATTCGGCACATGTCTGATTCTTGATGACAAGATGCAGTCCACTTCGGTCGATGAATTCATCTATCACGAAGCATTGGTCCACCCTGCGATGCTTGCCCATCCCAGGCCGGAAAAAGTTCTCATCATAGGAGGCGGCGAAGGAGCGACACTGCGTGAGGTCCTTCGCCACAAGACTGTGAGACAGGCGGTTATGGTCGACATAGACGATCAGGTCATCGAACTGAGCCGCAGACATCTTCCGGAATGGCACAAGGGGTCCTTTGATGATCAAAGGTCTGTCGTTATCGCCACAGACGCCAGGAAATATCTTGAGGAATCCAAGGATACCTTCGACGTTATCATCACGGACCTATCGGAACCGGTCGAGGAAGGCCCTGCCTATCTCTTGTATACAAAAGAATTTTACCAGATTGCTGTCTCCCATCTGAGCCCATCGGGAACACTATCCCTCCAGGCCGGGACAGCTGCCATTCCGTATCTTTTTAACTTCGGAGCTGTCTTCCAGACTCTTTCCTCCGTCTTTCCGGTGGTGGCCCCCTATCAGGCATTCATCCCCTCTTTTGGCCTTCCATGGGGATTTATTGTTGCCAGCAAAGACAGGGATCCACGCAAATTTGACTCCAACAGCGTTGACTCGATGATCCTTGAAAGAATGCAGGGAACCAATGATTTTTATGACGGGATTTGTCACCAGGGTCTCTTCAGCCTCCCCAAACATATTCGGAAAGAACTCTCTTCCACGAATGTTGTAATTGAGGATAACCGTCCAATTTTCTCTTACCATTAA